The following proteins are co-located in the Aliidongia dinghuensis genome:
- a CDS encoding TonB C-terminal domain-containing protein, giving the protein MDQREQQGFLRRHGAAIGAGTAALLVVVLAVVFLRTGDDAPVRRVQELQIVNVVPPPPPPPPPPPQEVPQPKMIEQPTIKEPEPKPEKPIERPKEAPPKAAEAPPTGPLGLDAKADGPGDAFNLAGNPGGNGLLDGGGGGSRWGWYASMVQSQIEDALRENKKTRNARLRIELRVWADDTGRIERVQLVSSSGDAALDDTVSREVLPGLKLREPPPKDMPMPIVMRATARRPS; this is encoded by the coding sequence GTGGACCAGCGCGAGCAACAGGGCTTCCTTCGACGGCACGGCGCCGCGATCGGCGCGGGCACGGCGGCCCTGCTGGTCGTCGTCCTTGCCGTCGTCTTCCTGCGCACCGGCGATGACGCGCCGGTGCGCCGGGTGCAGGAGCTGCAGATCGTCAACGTCGTTCCGCCGCCACCACCGCCGCCGCCGCCACCGCCGCAAGAAGTTCCGCAGCCCAAGATGATCGAACAGCCGACCATCAAGGAGCCGGAGCCGAAACCGGAAAAGCCCATCGAGAGGCCCAAGGAGGCCCCGCCCAAAGCAGCGGAGGCGCCGCCGACCGGGCCGCTCGGGCTCGATGCCAAGGCGGATGGCCCCGGCGACGCCTTCAACCTTGCCGGCAATCCCGGCGGCAACGGGTTGCTGGATGGCGGCGGGGGCGGCAGCCGCTGGGGCTGGTACGCCTCGATGGTCCAAAGCCAAATCGAGGATGCGCTGCGCGAGAACAAGAAGACGCGCAATGCCCGCCTGCGCATCGAGTTGCGGGTGTGGGCGGACGATACCGGCCGGATCGAGCGGGTTCAGCTCGTCTCCTCGTCCGGCGACGCGGCGCTCGACGACACGGTCAGCCGCGAGGTGTTGCCGGGCCTGAAGCTCCGCGAGCCGCCGCCCAAGGATATGCCGATGCCGATCGTCATGCGCGCGACCGCGCGGCGGCCGAGCTGA
- a CDS encoding putative porin: MALLLCTTAVMPLAFAANPAAAQTAPAGSDLANAKLLDLLVKRKILSRAEANELLKEASGGAQATPAKRAAPTAPAAVAAAGAATGAVAGNAVTTTPPADGAVHVTYVPEIVKKQLRDEIKQEVMAQAKDEHWAAPGTFPDWVSRLHVYGDMRARYEGDFFPSGNDNTGGHPNFNAINTGSPYDTSRANQNFPPQLNVDQERNRFRIRARLGVDADLGDGFSAGIRLASGENDSPVSENQTLGNAGGGQGGDFAKYAVWLDRAFITYAPWQDEQQALSVTVGRFDNPFFATNLLWADDLSFDGAAVSGKYEVVDGVTPFFTVGAFPVFNTDFNFATNQPAKTPSRDKWLYAAQAGADWKIDHDSKVKLGAAYYDFQNLEGRTSSPCIVNSSADSCDTDDTRPSFAQNGNTYFPLRNIVATSNNNFGTTNQLQYFGLATPFRDVAVTGRYDFSHFDPIHLWFDAEFVKNLAFNRADIASKAINNRAGTTDGSLGAFEGGDSGYYINLSAGAPTMAQRWDWNVNVGYKYLESDAVPDAFTDSDFGLGGTNLKGYIVGGNLALSKNVWTRLRWLSADNISGSPFKTDVVQLDLNARF, from the coding sequence GTGGCACTTCTCCTGTGCACGACCGCCGTCATGCCTCTCGCCTTCGCGGCCAATCCCGCGGCGGCGCAGACGGCGCCTGCGGGGTCGGACCTGGCCAATGCCAAGCTGCTCGACCTTCTGGTGAAGCGCAAGATCCTGAGCCGGGCCGAAGCGAACGAGCTGCTCAAGGAAGCGTCCGGCGGGGCGCAGGCCACGCCGGCGAAGCGCGCTGCGCCCACGGCACCGGCGGCCGTCGCGGCGGCTGGTGCCGCCACAGGGGCGGTTGCCGGCAATGCGGTGACGACCACGCCGCCGGCCGACGGTGCGGTTCACGTCACCTACGTGCCTGAGATCGTGAAGAAGCAGCTGCGCGACGAGATCAAGCAGGAAGTCATGGCGCAAGCCAAGGACGAGCATTGGGCTGCGCCCGGCACGTTCCCGGACTGGGTGTCCCGCCTGCATGTCTACGGCGACATGCGTGCCCGCTACGAGGGCGACTTCTTCCCGAGCGGCAACGACAATACCGGCGGCCATCCGAACTTCAACGCCATCAATACCGGCAGCCCGTACGACACCTCGCGGGCCAACCAGAATTTCCCGCCGCAGCTCAACGTCGACCAGGAACGCAACCGCTTCCGCATTCGCGCCAGGCTCGGGGTGGATGCGGATCTCGGCGACGGCTTCTCGGCCGGTATCCGGCTCGCCTCCGGCGAGAATGATTCGCCCGTGTCCGAGAACCAGACGCTCGGCAATGCCGGCGGCGGGCAGGGCGGGGACTTCGCCAAATACGCCGTTTGGCTCGACCGCGCCTTCATCACGTACGCACCTTGGCAGGACGAGCAGCAGGCGCTGTCGGTCACGGTCGGCCGCTTCGACAATCCGTTCTTTGCGACCAACCTGCTCTGGGCGGACGATCTCAGCTTCGACGGCGCTGCCGTGTCGGGCAAATACGAAGTCGTGGACGGTGTCACGCCGTTCTTCACGGTCGGCGCGTTCCCGGTCTTCAATACCGACTTCAATTTCGCCACGAACCAGCCGGCCAAAACCCCGAGCCGCGACAAGTGGCTCTACGCCGCGCAGGCCGGCGCCGACTGGAAGATCGATCACGACAGCAAAGTGAAGCTGGGCGCCGCCTACTACGACTTCCAGAACCTGGAAGGCCGGACGTCCAGCCCCTGCATCGTCAACAGCTCCGCCGACAGCTGCGACACCGACGATACGCGGCCGAGCTTCGCCCAGAACGGCAATACCTACTTCCCGCTGCGCAATATCGTTGCGACCTCGAACAACAATTTCGGCACGACCAATCAGCTGCAATACTTCGGGCTGGCGACGCCGTTCCGGGATGTTGCGGTCACCGGGCGGTACGACTTCAGCCATTTCGACCCGATCCATCTCTGGTTCGACGCCGAGTTCGTGAAGAACCTTGCGTTCAATCGGGCGGATATCGCCAGCAAGGCGATCAACAACCGGGCGGGAACAACGGACGGGTCGCTCGGCGCGTTCGAGGGCGGCGATTCCGGCTACTACATCAACCTGTCCGCGGGGGCGCCGACCATGGCGCAGCGTTGGGACTGGAACGTCAACGTCGGCTACAAGTATCTCGAGTCGGACGCGGTGCCTGACGCCTTCACCGATTCGGACTTCGGCCTCGGCGGCACCAATCTCAAGGGCTACATCGTCGGCGGCAACCTTGCGCTGTCCAAGAACGTCTGGACGCGCCTGCGCTGGCTCAGCGCCGACAATATCTCCGGCTCGCCGTTCAAGACCGACGTTGTCCAACTCGACCTCAACGCGAGGTTCTGA
- a CDS encoding peptidylprolyl isomerase → MLASLLALASITGARADDNDVIARAGDIEVKAADIRAYLEALDPREQAVIARNPATLSQSVRLLLAQRALLNEALAKKWDQEPAVAAQLQRVREGAIVETYLQSVSKPPEGYPSETEISAAYEANKTAFLVPRQFHVAQIFVAVSEDADKAAQDKARKKLDAIQAKLKQKGADFGAVAQSDSDDAETAKNHGELAWLLETQLRPEIRKAAAGLAKDAVSEPVRLDDGWHLVKLLDTKPAHTRTLSEVHDQLAQQMRAQRALENRRAYMAKLVEQDQPAINELALSKLLPSLAKEPAIR, encoded by the coding sequence ATGCTGGCCTCGCTGCTGGCTCTGGCGAGCATTACCGGCGCGCGAGCCGACGACAACGATGTCATCGCTCGTGCCGGTGATATCGAAGTGAAGGCCGCCGATATCCGCGCCTATCTCGAAGCGCTCGACCCCCGGGAGCAGGCGGTGATCGCCCGCAACCCGGCGACGCTCAGCCAGTCGGTGCGCCTCCTTCTTGCCCAGCGCGCGCTCCTGAACGAGGCGCTCGCCAAGAAATGGGATCAGGAGCCGGCCGTGGCGGCTCAGCTTCAGCGGGTCCGGGAGGGCGCGATCGTCGAGACCTACTTGCAGTCGGTCTCGAAACCGCCGGAAGGCTATCCGAGCGAAACCGAAATCTCGGCCGCCTACGAGGCCAACAAGACGGCATTCCTGGTGCCGCGCCAGTTCCACGTGGCGCAGATCTTCGTCGCGGTGAGCGAAGATGCCGACAAGGCGGCCCAGGACAAGGCACGCAAGAAGCTCGACGCGATCCAGGCGAAGCTCAAGCAGAAGGGCGCCGATTTCGGCGCCGTGGCCCAGTCCGACTCCGACGATGCGGAGACGGCAAAGAACCACGGCGAACTGGCCTGGCTGCTGGAGACCCAGCTCAGGCCCGAAATCCGCAAAGCGGCTGCCGGGCTTGCCAAGGATGCCGTCTCCGAACCGGTCCGGCTCGACGATGGCTGGCATCTCGTCAAGCTGCTCGACACCAAGCCCGCGCATACCCGCACGTTGAGCGAGGTCCACGACCAGCTTGCGCAGCAGATGCGGGCCCAGCGGGCGCTCGAGAATCGCCGGGCCTACATGGCGAAGCTCGTGGAGCAGGACCAGCCGGCGATCAACGAACTGGCACTTTCAAAGCTCCTGCCCAGTCTCGCCAAGGAGCCTGCGATCCGTTGA
- a CDS encoding YbjN domain-containing protein — MTDTLISSLTVDALREFLHQAGYRAEVVADQPNLPVLRSATGGMPFDVRLNNRLAGDMAAYADMTLMAGLQVQGELALGVINDWNNARRFARLRLLQGHLILDMDVSVLGGVSPAHLRAKLELWDRLIHDLLAYLRELAAKNAAPEASVGTASQKDEQVAPAA, encoded by the coding sequence ATGACCGACACGCTCATCTCTTCCCTGACCGTCGACGCACTTCGCGAATTCCTGCATCAGGCCGGCTATCGTGCCGAAGTCGTCGCCGATCAGCCGAACCTGCCCGTCCTGCGCTCGGCGACCGGCGGCATGCCGTTCGACGTGCGGCTCAACAATCGCCTTGCCGGCGACATGGCGGCCTATGCCGACATGACGTTGATGGCTGGCCTACAGGTCCAGGGCGAGCTCGCGCTCGGCGTGATCAACGACTGGAACAATGCCCGGCGCTTCGCCCGCCTTCGCCTGCTGCAGGGCCATCTCATTCTCGATATGGACGTCAGCGTGCTCGGCGGCGTCTCGCCGGCGCATCTCCGGGCGAAGCTCGAGCTCTGGGATCGGCTGATCCATGACCTGCTCGCCTACCTGCGCGAGTTGGCCGCCAAGAATGCCGCGCCGGAGGCGTCGGTCGGCACGGCGTCCCAGAAAGACGAGCAGGTCGCGCCCGCGGCGTAA